A stretch of the Candidatus Paceibacterota bacterium genome encodes the following:
- the secA gene encoding preprotein translocase subunit SecA gives MKLIKMSILTKILGDSNERFLKSLRKEVEKINDLEKTFSELSIEALKNKTDEFKKRFASGEPLDSLLPEAFAAVREAAKRTLGQRHFDVQILGGMILHKGKIAEMKTGEGKTLVATLPAYLNALSGEGVHLVTVNDYLSRRDAAWMGQIYRALNLSVGCLNHESSFLYDPEHTQSGQNKINEENKLDKTRDTIGSFKVIHEFLRPCSRKEAYAADVVYGTNNEFGFDFLRDNLSYSGEQMVQRGYNYAVVDEVDSILIDEARTPLIISSPDEESADLYKTFAKIVPRLAAEQDFTIDEKKRAVSLTEEGIEKAEKLLGISDIYTEKGVKYVHHLNQALRANFLFKLDKDYVVKDGEVIIVDEFTGRLMPGRRWSEGLHQAVEAKENVAVQKESRTLASITFQNYFRMYKKLSGMTGTALTSAEEFHKVYNLDAVLIPTNKPMSRKDYSDFIFPTEKGKIMAVVREIKERHKKGQPVLVGTVSIEKNELLSAFLKKEGVPHRLLNAKHHEEEGEIIAQAGRKGNVTVATNMAGRGVDIVLGGNPVNRDEFEEVRNIGGLFVLGTERHEARRIDNQLRGRSGRQGDPGESRFFVSLEDDLMRVFGSEKMKGLMQRLGLPEDEAIENRMVSRAIESAQSKIEGANFDARKYLLEYDDVLNKQRTKIYSLRKKILFSESEELDDIAKKMFEKAGEDFGRTKEKENLFGGNEFARVKKNLLLRIIDMLWMDHLEIMDYMRSSVGLRAYGQRDPLVEYKNEGARMFKDLDAAIAGTFVKLLLNVEPTKGAVSMEAPKPVSGQPNFANVGRNDLCPCGSGKKYKRCHGA, from the coding sequence ATGAAATTAATCAAAATGAGTATTTTAACTAAAATTCTAGGCGATTCAAACGAGCGTTTTTTGAAAAGCCTGCGCAAAGAAGTTGAAAAAATAAATGATTTGGAAAAAACTTTTTCCGAACTTTCGATTGAAGCGCTGAAAAACAAGACTGATGAATTCAAAAAGCGATTCGCTTCGGGCGAGCCGCTTGATTCGCTTTTGCCGGAAGCCTTTGCCGCGGTAAGGGAGGCCGCGAAAAGGACTTTAGGTCAGCGGCATTTTGACGTGCAGATTTTAGGAGGAATGATTTTGCACAAAGGAAAAATAGCGGAAATGAAAACAGGAGAAGGAAAAACTTTAGTGGCGACACTCCCCGCGTACCTTAACGCTTTAAGCGGAGAAGGAGTTCATCTGGTTACCGTAAACGATTATCTTTCCCGCCGAGATGCCGCGTGGATGGGACAGATATATCGGGCGCTAAATTTATCTGTGGGATGCTTGAATCATGAAAGTTCTTTTTTGTATGACCCGGAGCATACGCAAAGCGGACAAAATAAAATTAACGAAGAAAATAAATTAGATAAAACCAGAGACACTATAGGCAGTTTTAAAGTCATTCATGAATTTTTGCGTCCGTGTTCCAGAAAAGAAGCGTATGCGGCCGATGTCGTTTATGGCACGAATAATGAATTCGGTTTTGATTTTCTTCGCGATAATTTGTCGTATTCGGGAGAACAAATGGTTCAGCGCGGCTATAATTACGCTGTTGTTGACGAGGTTGATTCAATTTTAATAGATGAAGCGAGAACTCCGCTTATTATTTCTTCTCCCGACGAAGAGTCGGCGGATCTTTACAAAACTTTCGCGAAAATAGTTCCGAGACTTGCCGCGGAACAGGATTTTACAATAGACGAAAAGAAGCGGGCAGTTTCCCTTACCGAAGAAGGAATTGAAAAGGCCGAAAAATTACTTGGAATTTCCGATATCTATACGGAAAAAGGCGTGAAGTACGTGCACCATTTGAATCAGGCGTTAAGGGCTAATTTTTTGTTTAAACTTGATAAGGATTATGTCGTAAAAGACGGAGAAGTTATTATTGTAGATGAATTTACCGGTCGTTTGATGCCGGGGAGAAGATGGTCAGAAGGGCTTCACCAGGCGGTTGAAGCGAAAGAAAACGTCGCGGTGCAAAAAGAATCGCGTACTTTGGCAAGCATCACGTTTCAGAATTATTTCAGGATGTACAAAAAACTTTCCGGCATGACGGGAACAGCCCTGACTTCGGCGGAAGAATTTCATAAAGTTTATAATCTTGACGCGGTCCTTATACCTACAAATAAGCCGATGTCGAGAAAAGATTATTCCGATTTCATCTTTCCGACAGAGAAAGGAAAAATCATGGCTGTTGTGAGGGAAATAAAAGAGCGGCACAAAAAAGGGCAGCCTGTTTTGGTGGGAACTGTTTCAATAGAAAAAAACGAACTTTTGTCGGCTTTTTTAAAAAAAGAAGGAGTGCCTCACAGGCTTTTAAACGCCAAGCACCACGAAGAGGAAGGCGAAATTATCGCGCAGGCGGGCAGAAAAGGAAATGTGACCGTTGCCACGAATATGGCGGGACGCGGCGTCGATATCGTGCTTGGAGGCAACCCTGTCAATAGAGATGAATTTGAAGAAGTGAGAAATATTGGAGGGCTTTTTGTGCTTGGCACCGAACGCCATGAAGCGAGACGAATAGACAATCAGCTTCGCGGGCGTTCCGGCAGACAGGGCGATCCCGGAGAAAGCAGATTTTTTGTTTCACTTGAAGACGATCTTATGCGCGTTTTCGGTTCGGAAAAAATGAAAGGTCTTATGCAAAGGCTGGGACTTCCCGAGGACGAAGCCATTGAAAACAGAATGGTTTCAAGAGCTATTGAATCGGCGCAAAGCAAAATAGAGGGCGCGAATTTTGACGCCAGAAAATATCTTCTTGAATACGACGATGTTTTAAACAAGCAGCGGACGAAAATTTACAGTCTTCGCAAAAAAATACTTTTTTCGGAGAGCGAAGAGTTGGACGATATCGCTAAAAAAATGTTTGAAAAAGCCGGAGAAGATTTCGGCAGAACGAAAGAAAAGGAAAACTTATTCGGGGGAAATGAATTTGCCAGGGTGAAGAAGAACTTGCTTTTAAGAATTATCGATATGCTATGGATGGACCATTTGGAGATCATGGATTACATGCGTTCGTCCGTCGGGCTTCGGGCTTACGGACAGCGCGACCCGCTCGTTGAATACAAAAATGAGGGAGCGAGGATGTTTAAGGATTTAGATGCCGCGATAGCCGGAACTTTCGTGAAGTTGCTTTTAAACGTTGAGCCGACAAAAGGCGCAGTTTCCATGGAAGCGCCGAAACCGGTTTCCGGCCAGCCGAATTTCGCAAACGTGGGTAGAAATGATTTATGCCCGTGTGGTTCGGGAAAGAAATATAAGAGGTGTCATGGGGCGTAG
- a CDS encoding ASCH domain-containing protein: MGNKIVKKLKFRHFLAEEILAGRKNVTWRLFDDKNLKIGDGLELMDWESGEKFADAEIIKIREKKFGEIEEKDLEGHEKFESREEMLETYKKYYGDKVDRDTIVKIIEFKLL; the protein is encoded by the coding sequence ATGGGAAATAAAATCGTTAAAAAATTGAAATTCCGCCATTTTTTAGCAGAAGAAATTCTTGCGGGCAGGAAAAATGTCACGTGGAGATTGTTTGACGATAAAAATTTAAAAATCGGCGATGGACTGGAATTGATGGATTGGGAATCGGGAGAGAAATTTGCCGATGCTGAAATCATAAAAATAAGAGAGAAAAAATTCGGGGAAATTGAAGAAAAAGACCTCGAAGGACATGAAAAGTTTGAAAGCAGGGAAGAAATGCTTGAAACATATAAAAAATATTACGGAGACAAAGTTGATCGGGATACTATCGTTAAAATTATTGAATTTAAACTTTTATAA
- a CDS encoding GNAT family N-acetyltransferase: MANGRKIIIRSAVEADLPEIKEMVGYLMEVEKSRDILGNVSRIMDERIKPAFRKSKNRIFIAEREGVFSGFGLVEFPERRVSSLSYIVIRPEFQKYGIGRKLAKEMIFYAKSKKADIMEVTVDKNNAKSRKFHKGLGFALSSYLFRKEL, encoded by the coding sequence ATGGCAAATGGCAGAAAAATCATAATAAGAAGCGCAGTGGAAGCTGATTTGCCGGAAATTAAAGAAATGGTCGGGTATCTTATGGAAGTGGAAAAATCCCGCGATATTTTAGGAAATGTTTCAAGAATAATGGACGAGAGGATAAAACCGGCATTTAGAAAGAGCAAGAACAGGATTTTTATAGCGGAAAGGGAAGGTGTGTTTAGCGGTTTTGGGCTGGTGGAATTTCCGGAAAGAAGAGTTTCTTCCCTTTCTTATATCGTTATCAGGCCGGAATTTCAAAAATACGGAATCGGCAGAAAACTTGCCAAAGAGATGATTTTTTACGCGAAGTCCAAAAAAGCGGATATTATGGAAGTGACAGTGGATAAAAATAACGCAAAATCCAGAAAATTCCATAAAGGCCTGGGGTTTGCTTTATCCAGCTACCTCTTTAGAAAAGAGCTGTAA
- a CDS encoding class II fructose-bisphosphate aldolase has product MKNEIKLSDIFLKAGKEHWALGHFNASNLEQFRAIVMASKEFGLPVMIGFSEGERSFFGVKQAVYAAKAFEEEFGIQVFLNPDHSKSVESAKAAFDAGFNSVHIDLSKLSFEENIKGTREVTDYVKSKNPEISVEAELGYLRGESKVQKEKIEIKPEDLTKPEEAAEFAEKTGIDRFSGAYGNSHGISLDEPALDIERIAAIRKILPERVSLVLHGGSGIPDEQIRAAIEAGITNIHVNTELRMAYTNALRKILSEEKDEVAPYKILKPALEEVYKVAKEKIVLFGNNKL; this is encoded by the coding sequence ATGAAAAACGAAATAAAGCTTAGCGATATTTTTTTAAAGGCGGGAAAAGAACATTGGGCATTGGGCCACTTCAACGCTTCCAATCTGGAACAATTCCGCGCCATTGTTATGGCTTCGAAGGAATTCGGACTTCCTGTCATGATCGGGTTTTCCGAAGGAGAGCGGAGTTTTTTTGGCGTTAAACAAGCCGTTTACGCGGCCAAGGCGTTTGAAGAAGAATTTGGAATTCAGGTTTTTTTGAATCCCGATCACTCCAAAAGCGTCGAATCGGCAAAAGCGGCTTTTGACGCGGGATTTAATTCCGTGCATATAGATTTGTCGAAACTTTCGTTTGAAGAAAATATTAAAGGCACGAGAGAAGTGACGGATTACGTAAAGTCAAAGAATCCGGAGATTTCTGTTGAGGCAGAACTCGGATATCTGCGCGGAGAATCAAAAGTCCAGAAAGAAAAAATTGAAATAAAACCTGAAGATTTAACCAAACCGGAAGAAGCGGCGGAGTTTGCGGAAAAAACCGGGATAGACCGTTTTTCGGGCGCGTACGGAAACAGCCACGGCATTTCATTGGATGAGCCTGCGCTTGATATTGAAAGGATTGCCGCGATAAGAAAAATTCTTCCGGAGCGCGTCTCTTTGGTTTTGCACGGAGGTTCCGGTATTCCCGATGAGCAGATAAGGGCGGCTATAGAAGCCGGAATAACGAATATTCACGTGAATACGGAGTTAAGAATGGCATATACAAATGCCTTGAGAAAAATTTTGTCTGAAGAAAAAGACGAAGTCGCTCCATACAAAATTTTAAAGCCGGCGCTTGAAGAAGTTTACAAAGTGGCAAAAGAAAAAATAGTGCTTTTTGGAAATAATAAATTATAA
- a CDS encoding D-glycerate dehydrogenase, with amino-acid sequence MKIYITRKIPDAGINKLKEKGYEIDINQEDKVLAKNELIAALQAKEYDAVLCLLTDTIDAEVFAAAPKAKIFANYAVGYNNIDVKIAGEKGIMISNTPGVLTESVAEHAIALIFSISKRVVEADQFTRDGKFIGWAPMLFLGDDLLGKTLGLVGLGRIGAEVAKRMHDGFEMKVFYYDVSRNEELEQKYHLEYKTLEDLLKESDFVSVHVPLLPETKHLIGENQLKMMKKSAYLVNTSRGPIVDEKALVESLKNGDIKGAALDVYEEEPKLAAGLAELPNTVLTPHTASATIETRSKMSEMAAENIIAALEGQTPPNLVKAQ; translated from the coding sequence ATGAAAATATACATCACACGAAAGATTCCTGACGCGGGAATAAACAAATTAAAAGAAAAAGGATATGAGATTGACATAAATCAGGAAGACAAAGTTTTGGCTAAAAACGAACTTATCGCGGCTCTCCAGGCAAAAGAATATGACGCGGTGCTTTGTCTTTTGACGGATACGATTGACGCTGAAGTGTTTGCCGCGGCGCCGAAAGCGAAAATTTTTGCTAATTACGCGGTTGGGTACAATAACATAGACGTAAAAATCGCCGGAGAAAAAGGAATAATGATTTCAAATACCCCCGGCGTTCTTACCGAATCGGTTGCCGAGCACGCGATTGCCCTCATTTTTTCCATTTCCAAAAGAGTGGTGGAAGCGGACCAGTTTACGAGAGACGGAAAATTTATCGGTTGGGCGCCGATGCTTTTTCTTGGGGACGATCTTTTGGGCAAGACTTTGGGGCTTGTCGGGCTGGGACGCATTGGCGCTGAAGTGGCGAAAAGAATGCACGACGGCTTTGAAATGAAAGTTTTTTACTACGATGTTTCAAGAAATGAAGAGCTGGAACAAAAATATCATCTTGAATATAAAACCCTGGAAGATTTGTTGAAAGAATCGGATTTTGTTTCCGTTCATGTTCCTCTTTTGCCGGAGACCAAGCATCTTATCGGGGAAAATCAGCTAAAGATGATGAAGAAAAGCGCTTATCTTGTAAATACTTCCCGCGGTCCGATTGTCGACGAAAAGGCCTTAGTCGAATCATTGAAGAACGGAGACATAAAAGGAGCGGCCTTGGATGTCTATGAAGAAGAGCCTAAATTGGCAGCTGGGCTGGCCGAGTTGCCTAATACTGTTTTAACCCCGCATACCGCTTCCGCGACGATTGAAACCCGCTCAAAAATGTCAGAGATGGCGGCGGAAAATATCATTGCCGCGTTGGAAGGTCAAACTCCTCCGAACTTGGTAAAAGCGCAGTAA
- a CDS encoding 50S ribosomal protein L25: MVVLKIKAEERNTFGKKLNKSRKEGKMPAVLYDSKGNSLSISVSLAEFKKIWNAAGESSLVEIEIGGEKKNALIYDLDKDPVNGEPRHADFYAVDMNKKITANIPLVFEGEAPAVKAGGALVKVLHEVEVESFPSDLPPELQVNLSSLNTFEDKITVKDIVLPKGVEILAEPDEIVALVEEAKEEPIAEEARTLADIEVVGKKEKEEEAAEESGEEKKD, from the coding sequence ATGGTTGTTCTAAAGATAAAAGCCGAAGAAAGAAACACTTTCGGAAAAAAATTAAATAAAAGCCGCAAGGAAGGAAAAATGCCGGCGGTTTTGTACGATTCAAAAGGAAACAGTCTTTCAATTTCCGTTTCTTTAGCCGAGTTTAAAAAAATTTGGAACGCGGCCGGAGAATCGTCTCTTGTAGAGATTGAAATTGGAGGAGAAAAGAAAAATGCCCTTATCTACGATTTGGACAAAGACCCCGTTAATGGCGAGCCGCGGCACGCTGATTTTTACGCCGTGGACATGAATAAGAAGATTACCGCCAATATTCCTTTGGTTTTTGAAGGAGAGGCTCCTGCCGTGAAAGCGGGCGGCGCTTTGGTAAAAGTTTTGCATGAAGTTGAAGTTGAATCTTTCCCGTCTGATTTGCCTCCGGAACTTCAGGTTAATCTTTCGTCTTTAAACACTTTTGAAGATAAAATAACGGTAAAAGACATCGTTCTTCCCAAGGGAGTTGAAATTCTTGCCGAGCCCGATGAAATTGTCGCGTTGGTTGAAGAAGCCAAAGAAGAGCCTATTGCCGAGGAAGCAAGAACCTTGGCCGATATAGAAGTCGTCGGCAAGAAAGAAAAGGAAGAAGAAGCTGCTGAAGAGAGCGGAGAAGAGAAAAAAGACTAG
- a CDS encoding PCRF domain-containing protein, with protein sequence MDNPLSIIIEIRAGAGGKEAALFASDIFRMYMRFAEKNKWPATLIDQSQDDLGGMKEIIFEIASPEAYKKLKFEGGVHRIQRIPSTEKSGRIHTSTASVIILPIFPEKNLEIRPDDLEIGFSRSGGKGGQNVNKVETAVRITHKPTGLVVKSEGERSQGRNREAAMKILKARLSQMMQEEKVANVGELRKTQIGTQDRSEKIRTYNFLQDRITDHRFKKSWHNIEKILDGGLDPIVEYIEKSGK encoded by the coding sequence ATGGACAATCCACTCTCAATAATAATTGAAATCAGAGCCGGAGCCGGAGGCAAAGAAGCCGCGCTTTTCGCGTCCGATATTTTCAGGATGTATATGAGGTTCGCGGAAAAAAACAAATGGCCTGCAACTCTCATTGACCAATCGCAAGACGACCTCGGCGGCATGAAAGAAATAATTTTTGAAATAGCGAGCCCTGAAGCGTACAAAAAGCTTAAATTTGAAGGAGGCGTGCATCGCATCCAAAGAATTCCCTCCACGGAAAAATCCGGAAGAATCCACACTTCAACCGCATCCGTAATAATACTTCCGATCTTTCCGGAAAAAAACCTGGAAATCCGTCCGGATGATCTGGAGATCGGGTTTTCCCGCTCCGGAGGAAAAGGCGGACAAAACGTCAATAAAGTTGAAACCGCGGTGCGAATAACCCACAAACCGACCGGTCTTGTCGTAAAAAGCGAAGGAGAAAGAAGCCAGGGAAGAAACCGCGAGGCGGCAATGAAAATTCTCAAAGCAAGACTTTCGCAGATGATGCAGGAAGAAAAAGTGGCTAACGTGGGAGAACTCAGAAAAACCCAGATAGGAACCCAGGACAGATCCGAGAAAATAAGGACTTATAATTTCCTGCAGGACAGAATCACCGACCACCGGTTTAAAAAATCATGGCACAACATTGAAAAAATCCTGGACGGCGGGCTAGACCCGATAGTGGAATATATAGAAAAATCCGGAAAATAA
- the rpmE gene encoding 50S ribosomal protein L31, whose amino-acid sequence MKKDTHPTYYPDAVITCACGNKMTIGSTKKETEVEICANCHPFFTGKGKIIDTAGRVEKFKARMAKSKIIKEAKPKGKKKA is encoded by the coding sequence ATGAAAAAAGACACACATCCGACATATTACCCAGACGCCGTAATAACTTGCGCGTGCGGAAATAAAATGACAATCGGTTCAACCAAAAAAGAAACGGAGGTTGAAATTTGCGCCAATTGCCACCCTTTCTTTACGGGAAAAGGCAAAATTATCGACACAGCCGGACGCGTTGAAAAATTCAAGGCGAGAATGGCCAAGTCAAAAATCATAAAAGAAGCAAAACCGAAAGGAAAAAAGAAAGCGTAA
- the rpsB gene encoding 30S ribosomal protein S2, producing MLITETNNTTDTKIQDKNQEEVYAEIESMYRAGVHFGYSRSSSHPKMKPYFFGLRNNVQIFNLEKTYFCLGKAVEFAKGIGASNGKILFVATKPEIRDAMETVAREIGMPFVAERWLGGTLTNFEVFKKQISALKGLRDKKAKGDFAGLVKKEIMKIGKKIEKMEKYLEGLEILNEMPKALLVIDPKKEKAAVLEARKLKIPVIAILNSDCNPVRIDYPIPGNDASESSVKLLLDKIASGLKEGVKEGAKAPEPTAATNS from the coding sequence ATGTTAATAACCGAAACCAATAATACAACTGATACCAAAATTCAGGATAAAAATCAAGAAGAAGTTTACGCGGAGATAGAAAGCATGTATCGCGCCGGAGTGCACTTCGGATATTCGAGGTCTTCCAGCCATCCGAAGATGAAGCCGTATTTTTTCGGCTTAAGAAACAATGTGCAGATTTTTAACCTGGAAAAAACTTATTTTTGCCTTGGAAAAGCGGTTGAATTCGCCAAGGGGATAGGGGCTTCCAACGGCAAAATTCTTTTTGTCGCGACAAAGCCGGAAATTCGCGACGCCATGGAAACCGTTGCCAGGGAAATAGGGATGCCTTTTGTTGCGGAAAGATGGCTCGGAGGAACCCTTACCAATTTTGAAGTTTTTAAAAAACAAATATCCGCGCTTAAAGGATTAAGGGACAAAAAAGCAAAAGGGGACTTCGCAGGTTTGGTGAAAAAAGAAATAATGAAAATCGGCAAAAAAATAGAAAAGATGGAGAAGTATCTTGAGGGTTTGGAAATTTTAAACGAGATGCCGAAAGCTCTTTTGGTTATTGATCCCAAAAAAGAAAAAGCCGCGGTGCTTGAAGCTCGTAAATTAAAAATTCCAGTAATCGCCATTTTAAACAGCGATTGCAACCCCGTAAGAATAGATTATCCAATACCTGGCAATGATGCTTCGGAAAGCAGCGTAAAATTGCTTTTGGATAAAATAGCCAGCGGCTTGAAAGAAGGAGTTAAAGAGGGAGCAAAAGCTCCCGAACCAACGGCTGCAACTAACAGTTAA
- the tsf gene encoding translation elongation factor Ts: MINSEKIKDLRDKTGVSMMICKKALEETGGDEAKAMEWLSKNGMQFAEKKSERQTKAGLVEAYVHSNGRVGVLVELKTESDFVAKNSEFKEIAHNIAMHVAASGVSEMEALLEEPYIKNPSIKVSDYLNEAIQKFGENMEISRFSRFEV; encoded by the coding sequence ATGATTAATTCCGAGAAAATTAAAGATCTGCGGGACAAAACCGGTGTTTCAATGATGATTTGCAAAAAAGCCCTTGAAGAAACCGGAGGAGATGAAGCAAAAGCCATGGAATGGCTTTCAAAAAACGGGATGCAGTTCGCGGAAAAAAAATCGGAAAGACAGACAAAAGCCGGCCTTGTGGAAGCTTATGTCCATTCAAACGGACGCGTCGGAGTTCTTGTCGAACTTAAGACCGAATCTGATTTTGTGGCGAAAAATTCTGAATTTAAAGAAATCGCCCATAATATAGCTATGCATGTTGCGGCTTCCGGCGTTTCCGAGATGGAAGCGCTTCTTGAGGAGCCATATATAAAGAATCCTTCGATCAAAGTATCCGATTATTTAAACGAAGCGATACAAAAATTCGGGGAGAACATGGAAATTTCACGATTTTCCCGTTTTGAAGTATAG
- a CDS encoding PEP-CTERM sorting domain-containing protein (PEP-CTERM proteins occur, often in large numbers, in the proteomes of bacteria that also encode an exosortase, a predicted intramembrane cysteine proteinase. The presence of a PEP-CTERM domain at a protein's C-terminus predicts cleavage within the sorting domain, followed by covalent anchoring to some some component of the (usually Gram-negative) cell surface. Many PEP-CTERM proteins exhibit an unusual sequence composition that includes large numbers of potential glycosylation sites. Expression of one such protein has been shown restore the ability of a bacterium to form floc, a type of biofilm.): MKIVGTLSVILFIFFFATRTCLADILNTAGPLGWSNTFQLNAENSSHRYGIGPVDEIEFFITGISWGAVSPGNFSAAGWTGERINNVFARLSGPEVSEMTFDLSLPADAEWFYFHQLGYNDDTLIYAYRTVWNRSGEAQGWSYNWNLIPEEPYCREQAEPPPAPVPEPATIVLLCAGCLAGTRKFLKLKQLRRFAS; this comes from the coding sequence ATGAAGATTGTTGGAACGCTTTCCGTTATTTTATTTATCTTTTTCTTCGCCACGCGCACGTGCCTTGCGGACATCTTAAATACCGCGGGACCTCTTGGGTGGAGCAACACCTTCCAGTTGAATGCCGAAAATTCCAGCCATCGGTACGGGATCGGACCCGTAGACGAGATTGAGTTTTTTATAACCGGCATTTCATGGGGCGCCGTCTCTCCGGGGAATTTCAGTGCTGCCGGTTGGACAGGGGAAAGAATCAATAATGTTTTTGCCCGTCTGTCCGGTCCTGAAGTTTCAGAAATGACTTTTGATCTTAGCCTTCCGGCTGACGCGGAATGGTTTTATTTTCATCAGTTGGGATACAATGACGACACTTTGATTTACGCGTATAGAACTGTGTGGAACCGCAGCGGCGAGGCTCAAGGATGGTCTTATAATTGGAATTTGATTCCTGAAGAGCCTTATTGCAGAGAACAGGCAGAACCTCCTCCTGCTCCGGTTCCCGAGCCCGCAACCATAGTCCTTTTATGCGCCGGGTGCTTGGCTGGGACAAGAAAGTTTTTGAAACTGAAACAATTGAGGCGTTTTGCTTCATAA
- the rpmF gene encoding 50S ribosomal protein L32, with translation MRHTSSHTGKRRSHHFVKKVGLVACQKCGEMKLPHLVCQNCGAYGEREVVDVLKKLTKREKKNKEKELKGQEEQTKDKPLDATKMSKK, from the coding sequence ATGAGACATACCAGTTCCCATACCGGGAAAAGGCGTTCCCACCATTTTGTCAAAAAAGTGGGTCTTGTCGCGTGTCAAAAATGCGGCGAAATGAAATTGCCTCATTTGGTTTGCCAGAATTGCGGCGCATATGGCGAACGCGAAGTTGTTGATGTTTTGAAAAAACTTACAAAAAGAGAGAAAAAGAATAAAGAAAAAGAACTGAAAGGGCAGGAAGAGCAGACAAAAGACAAGCCGCTTGACGCCACGAAGATGTCAAAAAAATAA
- the nusB gene encoding transcription antitermination factor NusB translates to MANRHLSRSIAMQVLFECDFNCFSAAEIDEIINRSLREFAPGLEDRGFVENLVRGVLKESKKLDSIIEKTAPEWPLAQIAMVDRNILRLGLYELVFGNHREVPPKVAINEAIELAKTFGGETSGKFVNGVLGTVYKEMGEPGKNEGSKISHENLPLENLGGAVVYRRKEKEIFFALVHDVFGFWTLSKGGLNEGEDLKDGTIREIKEELGLDIEIKEELGSNEYVASNPEKGQIRKRVVYFLAEAKNEKIKLGTSGGLDDARWFKEDELMDLKIYDDLKPIFIKAIKLLKS, encoded by the coding sequence ATGGCCAATCGTCATTTATCACGCAGTATCGCGATGCAGGTGCTTTTTGAGTGCGACTTCAACTGTTTCTCTGCCGCGGAAATTGATGAAATAATCAATAGAAGTCTGCGAGAATTTGCTCCCGGGCTTGAAGACAGGGGGTTTGTTGAAAATTTGGTAAGGGGAGTTTTGAAAGAAAGCAAAAAACTGGATTCCATAATCGAAAAGACGGCTCCTGAATGGCCCCTTGCGCAAATCGCGATGGTTGACAGAAATATCTTGCGGCTCGGACTTTACGAATTGGTTTTTGGAAATCACAGAGAGGTCCCGCCGAAAGTTGCGATAAACGAGGCAATAGAGCTCGCGAAAACTTTCGGAGGAGAGACTTCCGGAAAGTTCGTCAACGGAGTTTTGGGCACTGTTTATAAAGAAATGGGAGAGCCGGGAAAAAACGAGGGCTCTAAAATCAGCCATGAAAATTTGCCTCTTGAAAATCTCGGCGGAGCGGTCGTATACAGAAGAAAGGAGAAAGAAATCTTTTTTGCTTTGGTTCACGACGTATTCGGTTTCTGGACTCTTTCAAAAGGAGGGCTTAACGAAGGGGAAGATTTGAAAGACGGGACAATTCGCGAAATAAAAGAAGAACTCGGTCTTGATATAGAAATAAAAGAAGAACTCGGTTCAAACGAATATGTAGCGTCAAATCCGGAAAAAGGGCAGATAAGAAAAAGAGTGGTATATTTTCTTGCCGAGGCAAAAAATGAAAAGATAAAACTTGGCACATCGGGAGGGCTTGATGACGCTAGGTGGTTTAAGGAAGACGAGCTTATGGATTTGAAAATTTACGATGATCTCAAACCGATTTTTATAAAGGCGATTAAACTGCTTAAGTCATAG